One segment of Gemmatimonadales bacterium DNA contains the following:
- a CDS encoding alcohol dehydrogenase: MRVVQVSRPNGPFEIVERPIPEPDLGSVRIRVQACGICHSDTLTKEGAYPGIHYPRVPGHEVAGVIDSVGAGTPDWQPGQRVGVGWNGGYCGHCEPCRRGDLFACVTGKITGITSDGGYAEYLIAPASAVARMPAELSPVEAAPLMCAGITTFNALRNSGARPGDVVAVLGLGGLGHLAVQYAAKMGFHTVGIARGKDKEPLARQLGAAVYIDSQAQDPSAELLRLGGAKVILATVTSGEAMAAVQGGLAVNGTLLILGAAPTMQVSPLSLLRGRRSIKGWYSGTAIDSEDTLAFSARSGVRSMNETFPLERTSEAYDRMMSGKARFRVVLAVGR, translated from the coding sequence ATACCCGAGCCGGACCTTGGATCGGTGCGGATTCGGGTGCAGGCGTGCGGCATCTGCCACAGCGATACGCTCACCAAGGAAGGAGCCTATCCGGGGATTCACTACCCGCGGGTGCCCGGCCACGAGGTCGCGGGAGTGATCGACTCGGTCGGAGCCGGCACTCCCGATTGGCAGCCGGGGCAGCGGGTGGGCGTAGGGTGGAATGGCGGATATTGCGGACACTGCGAGCCCTGCCGCCGAGGCGACCTCTTCGCCTGTGTGACTGGCAAGATCACCGGCATCACCTCGGATGGCGGCTACGCGGAGTACCTGATCGCGCCGGCCAGCGCGGTCGCGCGAATGCCGGCCGAGCTCTCGCCGGTCGAGGCCGCCCCCCTCATGTGTGCCGGCATCACCACCTTCAACGCCCTCCGGAACTCCGGCGCCCGCCCCGGTGACGTCGTTGCCGTGCTCGGCTTGGGCGGGCTCGGTCACCTGGCGGTCCAGTATGCCGCGAAGATGGGATTTCACACGGTCGGCATCGCGCGTGGCAAGGACAAGGAGCCGCTGGCCCGCCAGCTTGGGGCGGCGGTGTACATCGACAGCCAGGCGCAGGACCCGTCGGCGGAGCTGCTTCGTCTGGGCGGCGCCAAGGTCATTCTGGCGACGGTCACCAGCGGCGAGGCGATGGCCGCCGTGCAAGGCGGTCTCGCCGTCAACGGCACGCTGCTGATCCTCGGGGCGGCCCCCACGATGCAGGTCTCGCCCTTGTCGTTGCTGCGGGGTCGTCGGTCGATCAAGGGCTGGTATTCCGGGACGGCGATCGACTCCGAGGACACGCTCGCCTTCAGTGCGCGTAGCGGCGTCCGGTCGATGAATGAGACATTTCCGCTCGAGCGCACGTCCGAAGCGTACGACCGCATGATGAGTGGGAAAGCGCGCTTCCGGGTCGTGCTGGCGGTCGGCCGTTAG
- a CDS encoding YkgJ family cysteine cluster protein, whose protein sequence is MNARAGTLASYRVLLDQLTSWFDQARREHPGVIPCHEGCSACCHGPFDISVADAELIQAGLRDLPEGEWLEVRRRAEELVGRMEALEPGWGAPHAVADLGEARFDRLAESLAAEPCPLLDPAGRCRIYHHRPVVCRLIGLGMRTPAGGTIENACPIQDRFPGYAELPPVRFDLESFEEVERACLVQAAGRRLGAPDRWEQETTIAALIADLPATRSLWPT, encoded by the coding sequence ATGAACGCCCGCGCGGGCACTCTCGCCTCCTATCGCGTCCTCCTGGACCAGCTCACCTCCTGGTTCGACCAGGCCCGCCGCGAGCACCCCGGCGTCATCCCCTGCCACGAGGGCTGCAGCGCCTGCTGTCACGGTCCGTTCGACATCTCCGTGGCCGACGCGGAGCTGATCCAAGCCGGTCTTCGCGACTTGCCCGAGGGCGAATGGCTGGAGGTGAGGCGTCGAGCCGAGGAGCTGGTCGGGCGGATGGAGGCGCTGGAACCTGGCTGGGGCGCCCCCCACGCCGTCGCCGACCTGGGTGAGGCCCGCTTCGACCGGCTGGCCGAATCCCTCGCGGCCGAGCCGTGCCCGCTGCTGGACCCGGCCGGCCGATGCCGGATCTATCACCACCGTCCCGTTGTCTGCCGGCTCATCGGGCTTGGCATGCGCACGCCGGCGGGCGGCACCATCGAAAACGCCTGCCCGATCCAGGACCGGTTTCCCGGCTACGCCGAGCTTCCGCCCGTTCGCTTCGATCTCGAGTCGTTCGAGGAGGTGGAGCGCGCCTGCCTGGTGCAGGCCGCCGGGCGCCGCCTGGGGGCGCCGGACCGCTGGGAGCAGGAGACCACCATCGCGGCGCTGATCGCCGATCTCCCCGCTACTCGCTCTCTTTGGCCCACTTGA
- a CDS encoding cytochrome c oxidase assembly protein, with the protein MTLLPLAALLDERSRPSGPYQWSWALHPSVLIGTGLLGAFYFYAIGPLRRRRNLGPPVPRWQLACFVAALLVLLGALNGPMHDLSDYYLFSVHMVQHLLLTLVFAPLLIAGIPGWLWQLLARPPAVQRVARVLTHPVVAAVIFTVTIAVWHLAPFYDLMMRDHDMHIVTHLMFMVTATLLWWPVMSPIAELPRLPYGLGMLYLFLVGIPMQLVAALITLSDTVLYPWYSVTPGTWGLSPLDDQRLGGLIMWVPGNLYLFLAIGVLFFKWAKESE; encoded by the coding sequence TTGACGCTCCTGCCACTGGCGGCGCTGCTGGACGAACGATCGCGTCCCAGCGGCCCCTACCAATGGAGCTGGGCGCTCCACCCCAGCGTTCTCATAGGCACCGGGCTTCTCGGTGCCTTCTACTTTTACGCCATCGGGCCCCTCCGCCGGCGGCGGAACCTGGGACCCCCCGTGCCCCGCTGGCAGCTCGCCTGCTTCGTGGCGGCCCTCCTGGTGCTGCTCGGCGCGCTCAACGGGCCGATGCACGACCTGAGCGACTATTACCTGTTCAGCGTGCACATGGTGCAGCACCTGCTGCTTACCCTGGTGTTCGCGCCGCTGCTGATTGCCGGGATCCCGGGCTGGCTGTGGCAGCTCCTGGCACGTCCGCCCGCGGTCCAGCGGGTGGCGCGGGTGCTCACCCATCCGGTGGTGGCCGCGGTCATCTTCACGGTGACGATCGCCGTGTGGCACCTGGCCCCGTTCTACGACCTCATGATGCGGGACCATGACATGCACATCGTCACCCACCTGATGTTCATGGTGACGGCCACGCTGCTCTGGTGGCCGGTGATGAGCCCCATCGCCGAGCTACCGCGGCTGCCCTATGGGCTGGGGATGCTGTACCTCTTTCTGGTGGGGATACCGATGCAGCTGGTGGCTGCGCTCATCACCCTGAGCGACACCGTGCTCTATCCCTGGTACTCGGTGACGCCGGGGACGTGGGGGCTCTCACCACTGGACGACCAGCGGCTGGGCGGGCTCATCATGTGGGTGCCAGGCAATCTCTACCTCTTCCTGGCGATCGGGGTCCTCTTCTTCAAGTGGGCCAAAGAGAGCGAGTAG
- a CDS encoding cytochrome C oxidase subunit IV family protein: protein MDAHASTPAPAEEHSHPSAGVYLKIGIILFILTALEVGLYEFTYGEHSGTMGAQIQPFFVPLLLLLSAAKFALVAMFYMHLKQDSRLFAGVFVFPLIIAAIIVFALMALMAYHFAYARSGG, encoded by the coding sequence ATGGACGCGCACGCCTCCACACCCGCTCCCGCCGAGGAGCACTCGCACCCATCGGCGGGGGTCTACCTCAAGATCGGCATCATCCTCTTCATCCTGACCGCCCTGGAAGTGGGGCTCTACGAGTTCACCTACGGCGAGCACTCGGGCACGATGGGCGCCCAGATCCAGCCGTTCTTCGTCCCACTGCTGCTCCTTCTCTCCGCGGCCAAGTTCGCGCTGGTGGCGATGTTCTACATGCACCTCAAGCAGGACAGCCGGCTCTTTGCCGGCGTGTTCGTCTTCCCGCTCATCATTGCGGCCATCATCGTGTTCGCGCTCATGGCGCTCATGGCATACCACTTCGCCTACGCGCGGTCGGGCGGTTGA
- a CDS encoding cytochrome c oxidase subunit 3: protein MSDAHALHLETSTGLDSRKLAIWTFIGSECLFFATLISNYLVNKSRNLIPPFPHNVTLPDGKVIEGVIEIPLVTFGTALLLFSSLFIVLALAGAQRGNRRALLGWLSATIVCGLFFVGMQVYEFTHFVHKGLTLKVNLFGASFFTLTGFHGTHVTLGVIWLITLWIEAFRGRIPPAKSLNLEIAALYWHFVDVVWVVIFPVVYLIK, encoded by the coding sequence TTGTCCGACGCGCACGCGCTCCACCTGGAGACCTCCACCGGGCTCGACAGCCGGAAGCTGGCGATCTGGACCTTCATCGGGTCCGAGTGCCTGTTCTTCGCGACGCTGATCTCGAATTACCTGGTGAACAAGAGCCGGAACCTGATTCCGCCGTTCCCCCACAACGTGACGCTCCCCGACGGGAAGGTCATCGAGGGTGTCATCGAGATCCCGCTGGTCACCTTCGGCACCGCGCTGCTGCTGTTCAGCTCGCTCTTCATCGTGCTGGCGCTGGCGGGTGCCCAGCGAGGCAACCGCCGGGCGCTGCTGGGCTGGCTCTCCGCCACGATCGTCTGCGGGCTCTTCTTCGTGGGCATGCAGGTGTACGAGTTCACCCATTTCGTGCACAAGGGACTCACGCTCAAGGTCAACCTGTTCGGGGCCAGCTTCTTTACCCTGACCGGATTTCACGGCACCCACGTGACGCTGGGGGTGATCTGGCTCATCACGCTCTGGATCGAGGCGTTCCGCGGCCGGATTCCGCCCGCCAAGTCGCTCAATCTGGAGATCGCCGCGCTCTACTGGCACTTCGTGGACGTGGTCTGGGTGGTGATCTTCCCCGTCGTCTACCTGATCAAGTGA